The Nitrospira tepida genome includes a window with the following:
- a CDS encoding FmdB family zinc ribbon protein translates to MPLFEYRCTQCQHQFELIVNGSTTPACPSCRSERLEKKISAFAVGATGWAPSSGGGACGSCGDPRGPGACSMN, encoded by the coding sequence ATGCCGTTGTTTGAATACCGTTGTACCCAGTGCCAGCATCAGTTCGAGTTGATCGTGAACGGCTCCACGACTCCGGCCTGTCCGTCCTGTCGAAGCGAGCGGCTGGAGAAGAAGATCTCTGCTTTTGCGGTCGGAGCGACGGGGTGGGCTCCGTCATCCGGCGGCGGCGCCTGCGGCTCCTGCGGGGATCCTCGTGGTCCCGGCGCCTGCTCCATGAATTAA
- the hemW gene encoding radical SAM family heme chaperone HemW: protein MERDGGWQQAERDGLRPLGLYLHVPFCRTRCAFCNFYLQVYRPDRAERFLTALRKELALYANQANLSGRPLSSIYFGGGTPTVLSADQLCDLLATIRRTFTCQSDIEITVEAHPDTVSDRMLTRLREAGATRLSLGAESLNDAELISIGRPSLAANLLRAVQWARAAGFDDLNLDLMYGLPGQSMESWQQTLAGVVSLQPDHVSCYALTIEPETALAQAIEAGATKQPDPEMQTAMEQAAERILERAGYDRYEISNYARPGHRCRHNLLYWQAGDYLGLGPSAQSYMDGCRFGNLADLSGYEARLNEGLLPLDHREELTPDRQTREALVFGLRQLAGADDRLLDSLCSDREWHRQLTTLLDEQLLERKDGRIRLTEAGRRMADSVAIRLI, encoded by the coding sequence ATGGAACGGGACGGCGGGTGGCAGCAGGCGGAACGGGACGGTCTCCGTCCACTGGGTCTCTATCTTCACGTCCCCTTCTGCCGGACTCGCTGCGCCTTTTGTAATTTCTATCTCCAGGTGTATCGGCCGGACCGGGCCGAGCGCTTTCTGACGGCCCTTCGGAAAGAATTGGCCCTCTACGCCAACCAAGCGAATCTGTCAGGCCGGCCGCTTTCCAGCATCTATTTCGGCGGCGGCACGCCGACCGTGTTGAGCGCCGATCAACTCTGCGACCTGCTGGCGACGATCCGGCGGACCTTCACTTGCCAATCTGACATCGAGATCACCGTCGAGGCCCATCCGGACACGGTCTCCGATCGGATGTTGACCAGGCTGAGGGAGGCCGGCGCGACCAGACTGAGTCTGGGCGCGGAAAGCTTGAACGACGCCGAGTTGATCAGCATCGGCCGTCCGTCGCTGGCCGCCAACCTCCTGCGCGCGGTGCAATGGGCCAGGGCGGCGGGCTTCGATGATCTCAATCTCGACCTGATGTACGGCTTGCCCGGACAGTCGATGGAGAGTTGGCAACAGACGCTGGCCGGCGTGGTCTCGCTTCAACCGGATCACGTCTCCTGCTATGCCCTCACGATCGAACCGGAGACCGCCCTCGCGCAGGCGATTGAAGCGGGGGCAACCAAACAGCCTGATCCAGAGATGCAAACCGCCATGGAGCAGGCAGCCGAACGAATTTTGGAGCGAGCCGGTTACGACCGCTACGAAATCTCGAACTATGCCAGGCCCGGCCATCGGTGCCGTCACAACCTGCTGTACTGGCAAGCCGGTGACTATCTCGGGCTTGGCCCCAGCGCCCAGTCCTATATGGACGGCTGCCGCTTTGGAAACCTCGCCGACCTGTCAGGCTATGAAGCACGGTTGAACGAGGGCCTGCTTCCCCTGGACCATCGGGAGGAGCTGACCCCCGACCGGCAAACCCGCGAAGCGCTGGTCTTCGGCCTGCGACAACTCGCCGGCGCGGATGACCGGTTGCTCGATTCGTTGTGCTCCGATCGAGAGTGGCATCGGCAACTGACCACCCTGTTGGACGAACAGTTGCTCGAACGGAAGGACGGGCGAATCCGGTTGACGGAGGCGGGACGGCGGATGGCGGACTCGGTGGCAATCCGGTTGATCTGA
- a CDS encoding ATP-dependent Clp protease adaptor ClpS — protein MPSPSTPVATPGTIEHTSTGSSNETEARVVVYNCDCHTYQQVIHIFCTTIPGMTPAKAFELAYKIDHEGQAVVFTGEWKEAEAIAKKIAEAGLRVAVQ, from the coding sequence ATGCCGTCCCCCTCTACACCCGTCGCGACCCCGGGAACAATCGAGCACACCTCTACGGGATCGAGCAACGAGACGGAAGCGCGCGTCGTGGTCTATAACTGCGACTGCCATACCTACCAGCAGGTCATTCACATCTTCTGCACGACCATCCCCGGCATGACGCCGGCCAAGGCGTTCGAGCTGGCCTATAAAATCGACCATGAAGGACAGGCGGTGGTCTTTACGGGAGAATGGAAGGAAGCGGAAGCGATCGCCAAGAAGATCGCTGAAGCTGGGCTGCGGGTAGCTGTGCAGTGA
- a CDS encoding type II toxin-antitoxin system RelE family toxin, with product MNQVAGSRAPRLRVGDYRVVYEVDTDALHIIVQYVRHRREVYRRLP from the coding sequence ATCAACCAAGTTGCAGGGAGCCGAGCGCCTCGCCTCCGAGTCGGGGATTACCGCGTTGTGTACGAGGTGGATACGGATGCGCTGCACATTATCGTGCAGTATGTACGGCATCGACGAGAAGTCTATCGTCGACTTCCTTAG
- a CDS encoding FAD-dependent monooxygenase: MTVDERTDVVIVGAGGGGAVLGVALAQKGISSVVLEQASGPPRGLRGEILQPNGQQVLDRLGLLDRLPADAVRPVRLFHFCRTGGERLCTIDYGMLPPPYNRALVTLPNVAHHTILEALATQNPGGLRYGVKVSSLLKDGSRVAGVQAEWEGRSLTIGAKLVVGADGAYSKVREALGIPAKLHLYREAYLISILDSPEPIDEARYFVGKNQILGLFPAAGNKVYVFYMIPAGTYDRIKQQGLESLRQQWRSIDPTLAALTDQLKDWNQTAYMPTGRVRTPRWVADGAALIGDAAHAMNPHASQGRMQAMADAMALAQVAESCLKQDRFLAADLTPYEQARRPQVEMLQRLADEQVLFWNAGNPLLAILRDRVFRTLDRNARLRYRMLATTAGWRTTQPFGLIDRLRAAGLLPDPRAQEIPSEVGA, from the coding sequence ATGACGGTGGATGAGCGGACCGATGTCGTGATCGTGGGAGCGGGCGGGGGCGGCGCCGTGCTGGGGGTGGCGCTGGCGCAAAAAGGCATCAGTTCAGTGGTGTTGGAACAGGCCTCCGGACCGCCGCGAGGCCTCCGAGGGGAAATCCTGCAACCGAACGGCCAGCAGGTGCTCGACCGCCTGGGGTTGCTCGATCGGTTGCCGGCCGATGCAGTGCGGCCCGTGCGCCTGTTTCATTTCTGCCGCACCGGCGGCGAACGGCTCTGTACGATCGATTACGGGATGCTCCCGCCTCCGTACAATCGCGCGCTGGTGACGTTGCCCAACGTCGCCCACCATACCATCTTGGAAGCGCTGGCGACGCAGAACCCAGGCGGATTGCGCTATGGCGTGAAGGTAAGTTCGCTTCTGAAAGACGGCTCGCGCGTCGCGGGCGTGCAGGCCGAGTGGGAGGGCCGGAGCCTCACCATCGGGGCCAAGCTCGTCGTCGGGGCTGATGGGGCCTACTCGAAGGTCAGGGAGGCCTTGGGGATTCCGGCCAAACTGCATCTGTACCGCGAAGCCTACCTCATCAGCATCCTAGACAGTCCTGAGCCGATCGACGAGGCGCGCTATTTCGTGGGAAAGAACCAGATCCTGGGCCTGTTTCCCGCCGCCGGGAACAAGGTCTATGTCTTTTACATGATTCCCGCCGGGACCTATGATCGGATCAAGCAGCAGGGGCTGGAATCGTTACGGCAACAGTGGCGCAGCATCGATCCAACGCTGGCAGCGCTGACCGACCAGTTGAAGGATTGGAATCAGACAGCCTACATGCCCACCGGCCGCGTGCGGACGCCTCGCTGGGTGGCGGACGGGGCGGCGCTGATCGGCGATGCCGCCCATGCCATGAATCCCCATGCGTCGCAGGGGCGAATGCAGGCGATGGCCGACGCCATGGCGTTGGCACAGGTGGCCGAATCCTGCCTGAAGCAAGACCGGTTTCTCGCCGCGGATCTGACTCCCTACGAACAGGCGCGCCGGCCCCAGGTCGAGATGCTACAACGATTGGCCGATGAGCAGGTCTTGTTCTGGAATGCGGGGAATCCCCTGTTGGCGATCCTCCGTGACCGGGTCTTTCGAACCTTGGATCGGAATGCCCGCCTGCGCTATCGCATGCTGGCGACGACGGCGGGATGGCGGACAACCCAGCCGTTTGGCTTGATCGATCGGTTGAGGGCGGCGGGGCTGCTGCCGGATCCGCGTGCCCAGGAAATCCCGTCGGAGGTGGGGGCATGA
- a CDS encoding TPM domain-containing protein, which translates to MPLLFHLLLTLLLWIGSCALAWAVPAERPRLPEPLGYVSDHAQTLDADWKARIRSVCQDLERKTGVEMVVVTVPTVKPFASAQLYAEALYQQWKIGSASEEHGALILLAVAEHQAAITVGKRMVPIFTPEVVAKVGSEYMDQALRMGHFGEGLYRTVVGLAANAQNVRVGPPPRSHMKGLGFLISLLTVVAAVLVLWWISRPDLRHPYGKIRRGEYWGSGQGGFGGNFGGLGGTMGGDGLG; encoded by the coding sequence ATGCCGTTGCTCTTCCATCTATTGCTGACGCTCCTGTTGTGGATCGGCTCGTGTGCCCTTGCCTGGGCGGTCCCCGCCGAGCGGCCGCGCTTGCCGGAGCCGCTCGGATACGTGAGCGACCATGCCCAGACGCTCGATGCGGATTGGAAGGCAAGGATCCGATCCGTCTGCCAGGATCTCGAGCGGAAGACCGGGGTGGAGATGGTGGTCGTGACCGTGCCGACCGTCAAGCCCTTTGCCTCGGCGCAACTCTATGCCGAGGCTCTGTATCAACAGTGGAAGATCGGCAGTGCGTCAGAGGAGCACGGGGCCTTGATCTTGTTGGCCGTCGCCGAGCACCAGGCCGCGATCACGGTCGGCAAGCGGATGGTCCCGATCTTCACGCCGGAGGTGGTGGCGAAGGTCGGGTCCGAGTACATGGACCAAGCGCTCCGCATGGGCCATTTCGGCGAAGGGCTCTATCGCACGGTCGTCGGGCTTGCGGCCAACGCGCAGAACGTCCGCGTCGGGCCTCCGCCTCGCAGCCATATGAAGGGCCTGGGCTTCCTCATCTCGCTCCTGACGGTCGTCGCCGCCGTCTTGGTGCTTTGGTGGATCAGCCGGCCGGACCTTCGCCATCCCTATGGAAAAATCCGGCGCGGGGAGTATTGGGGCAGCGGTCAAGGAGGCTTCGGCGGAAATTTCGGGGGCCTCGGCGGCACGATGGGAGGGGACGGGCTGGGTTAG
- a CDS encoding DUF3386 family protein, which produces MTMPQHEQQQTTVQDDPQARALLKQAFERTARWQADFKGFTADLTVNVNGKETSGSVMVKSPREVSVQLSDPDVQKWAQEQISMIAVHRGPRSFEESDGKFTLTQEEDGHPLGTKLVIHGSNSFYRIKNGRITQINRKMAHPGMPPFAFTINVEETATTQDGKFLTTRYTVYYYSPQDGKLTNVESFTDSHVRVGHSDLPATRRIISYENGEVRVKSLTFSNHRML; this is translated from the coding sequence ATGACGATGCCTCAACACGAACAGCAACAGACGACCGTCCAGGATGATCCGCAGGCGCGAGCCCTGCTCAAACAGGCCTTTGAGCGGACGGCCCGCTGGCAGGCCGATTTCAAAGGGTTCACGGCCGATCTCACCGTCAATGTCAACGGCAAGGAGACGAGCGGATCGGTCATGGTTAAGAGCCCCCGGGAAGTGTCCGTGCAATTGTCCGATCCGGATGTCCAGAAATGGGCGCAGGAGCAGATTTCCATGATCGCCGTCCACCGGGGTCCTCGGAGCTTCGAGGAATCGGACGGCAAATTCACGCTCACGCAGGAGGAAGACGGCCATCCTCTAGGCACCAAGCTCGTCATCCACGGGTCCAATTCCTTCTATCGCATCAAGAACGGCCGTATCACGCAGATCAATCGCAAGATGGCGCACCCGGGGATGCCGCCCTTTGCCTTCACCATCAATGTCGAAGAGACGGCCACGACTCAGGACGGAAAATTCCTCACCACGCGGTACACCGTCTATTACTACTCGCCGCAAGACGGCAAGCTCACCAACGTCGAGAGCTTCACGGACAGCCATGTGCGCGTGGGTCATTCCGATCTGCCGGCCACCCGCCGGATCATTTCCTATGAAAACGGCGAGGTCAGAGTAAAGAGCCTGACGTTCTCAAACCATCGGATGTTGTAG
- a CDS encoding HigA family addiction module antitoxin, giving the protein MKNPPHPGLSVRYDCLAPLGLSVAEGAKALGVTRQAMNNLVSGKAGISAEMAIRLEKAFGGGAETWLRMQAAYDLAQAEKRAGKIKVRRVKDALVSA; this is encoded by the coding sequence ATGAAGAACCCTCCCCATCCAGGACTGTCAGTGAGATATGACTGTCTCGCACCTCTGGGACTCTCCGTGGCGGAAGGGGCGAAGGCACTGGGAGTCACGCGGCAGGCCATGAATAATCTGGTCAGCGGCAAAGCCGGGATTTCGGCCGAAATGGCGATCCGCCTGGAAAAAGCGTTTGGAGGCGGCGCCGAAACCTGGCTGCGGATGCAGGCCGCCTACGACCTGGCACAAGCGGAAAAGCGCGCCGGAAAGATCAAGGTCCGGCGCGTCAAAGACGCATTGGTATCCGCGTGA
- a CDS encoding HD-GYP domain-containing protein: MGSKRVAISEVQIGMYVTGFDRSWFRTPFLRHRFLITSSQQIDKLRSSGIREVTIDPEKSAIPVAADQPATEPSTCEAASSLASAPPLQPAAQGTKPPRQPAHKSLDVLNREFVLAKEARERLAQTVHRLFERFESEGIVLGEDVVEAAKEITIVTNTLTNPAVFMAMSQGRGCDRAMSNHALVSCTLSLLLGQAAKLDLLQLHNLAMGALLHDVGLLLLPRHLTDGLRNTSRPLSAQDQALYESHPRRGAVYLEQEGNFPLDVRRIVAEHHATGDGKGFPRETNPAWTEPTSRILMIADRYDELLSGFGGATPLQPHQALQRLYRDTHDRMLDADLTSLFIKRVGVFPIHSVVELNTGERAVVTDINPDALHLPVVHITHEASGLALIAPARIDLARQALDKTARSISRVVDSATPPACAGSVADLSASGAAGYSSASS; the protein is encoded by the coding sequence ATGGGCAGCAAGCGGGTCGCGATCTCCGAAGTTCAGATCGGCATGTATGTGACCGGGTTCGACCGCTCATGGTTTCGGACCCCGTTTCTCCGCCACCGGTTTCTGATCACCTCGTCTCAGCAGATCGACAAGCTGCGGTCCTCCGGTATCCGGGAAGTCACGATCGATCCGGAAAAAAGCGCGATCCCCGTCGCGGCTGATCAACCGGCGACCGAGCCGTCCACGTGTGAGGCTGCCTCCTCCCTCGCCTCAGCGCCCCCGTTGCAGCCGGCGGCACAGGGAACGAAACCTCCTCGGCAGCCGGCTCACAAATCGCTCGATGTGTTGAATCGGGAATTCGTCCTTGCCAAGGAAGCGAGGGAGCGGCTTGCGCAAACAGTCCATCGGCTGTTCGAGCGGTTCGAGTCAGAGGGGATTGTCCTTGGCGAGGATGTGGTCGAGGCCGCCAAAGAGATCACGATCGTGACCAATACGTTGACGAACCCGGCCGTATTCATGGCCATGAGTCAGGGCCGCGGCTGCGACCGGGCGATGAGCAACCATGCGCTCGTAAGCTGTACCCTGTCGCTCTTGTTGGGACAGGCGGCGAAACTCGACCTGCTCCAACTCCACAACCTGGCGATGGGGGCGCTTCTCCATGACGTCGGCCTGCTGCTGCTCCCGCGCCACTTGACGGATGGGCTCCGCAACACCTCGCGTCCGTTGAGCGCGCAGGACCAAGCCCTGTACGAAAGTCATCCCCGGCGGGGCGCGGTGTATCTGGAGCAGGAAGGGAACTTTCCTCTCGACGTGAGGCGGATCGTCGCCGAGCACCATGCCACGGGAGACGGAAAGGGCTTTCCCCGCGAGACCAACCCGGCCTGGACGGAACCCACCAGCCGAATTCTGATGATCGCGGACCGCTACGACGAATTGCTCTCCGGTTTCGGCGGAGCGACGCCCCTCCAGCCGCACCAGGCGTTGCAACGTCTCTACCGCGACACACATGACCGGATGCTGGATGCGGACCTGACCTCGCTGTTCATCAAGCGCGTCGGGGTCTTTCCCATCCACAGCGTGGTCGAGCTCAACACGGGCGAGCGGGCCGTCGTCACCGACATCAATCCGGACGCCCTCCATCTCCCGGTGGTCCATATCACCCATGAAGCATCCGGCCTCGCGTTGATCGCGCCCGCCAGAATCGATCTGGCCCGCCAGGCTCTAGATAAGACTGCCCGTTCGATCTCCCGCGTCGTGGACTCGGCCACTCCGCCCGCGTGCGCCGGCTCTGTGGCAGATCTCTCTGCTTCAGGCGCAGCCGGCTATTCCAGCGCATCCTCCTAG
- a CDS encoding argonaute/piwi family protein: MSFDQEALIRSIAVSQPGKYMLLLGAGASASSGVPTASQCIWEWKREIYLSGNPGLSPNLFLDITLPSIQQKIQDWLDQQRYFPSIGDEAEYAWYIEHCYPKSEDRTAYFQKRLTGLLPQLGYQLLAMLQNANVFQWVWTTNFDGLVRQGRKPEHSRPLKEIGLDTTKRLRDVQEGEQCGYLVALHGDYRYDALKNTSTETQQLNEELCKELVERAKKQPIVVIGYGGRDESLMGAFEASFKERSTGGAIYWCTIPNEKISPRVLTLIGTARTTGCDAHLVEIEGFDDFMVRMARFVFRTGAEGGEVERLLSGTIPERSDFRFVGYRADEDWIKSNGYPVELPRELYQFEANGITTWKELREILGTAPIVAGLIKGKVLAIGDAGLIAEVFAKHLNSKLEKVPLDWADFFRQDSVTTSILLEAFQRAIAGTAKLERKGKSTLWDRARFRTARYSGQPCKAFEAAKLSLNFSGNRQFLNLAPTIHVVKEDGTEASNEVVKDIKRQLLGKQWNQQYDEALEDWGNRVLGEDESKTFQYPPNAPDPFVFRIARPPALARIMCRSQQTSMPPVRKRGEIFEATILPEPQLVFGTARGPHRPKDPHPLRGVINNGPYDLELTQSGVYREVRLGVICPSGYETALQGYLDKLVTAHGMVESKQEYLIGYPGFQQVYRIPLRVPRHNDREWRKIPAAPAGSSSSVTAQKEITNAITREIDTLVCSASVDAVVVFIPKVWAPYEVVEDQTIRFDLHDYVKAHCAQKAIRTQFLREATLSKKLQCEVLWWLAQAIYVKSQRTPFVLDTDDPETVFVGIGYGTSKENGSGVVLGCSHIYDAAGQGLRYQVSRIQNPVWWHKNPYLAKDDAIRVGYQARQLFYETYQKLPRRIVIHKRTPFIKSEREGLSQSLKGLAELEMITIEHEDAWRFVAYDKWNKCTNMFPVRRNTVMIYGNHQSLLWVHGSVRGIGGDNRTYYQGKSRIPSPLKITRFAGHSPIERIATEILGLSKMDWNTCDLYCQLPATLESSAAIARVGQLLSRFGPETYDYRLFI, encoded by the coding sequence GTGTCCTTCGACCAAGAGGCTCTGATTAGATCTATTGCTGTGTCGCAACCGGGAAAATACATGCTTCTTTTGGGGGCGGGTGCTTCGGCTAGCTCCGGAGTTCCAACAGCAAGTCAGTGCATCTGGGAGTGGAAACGAGAAATTTATCTGTCAGGAAATCCAGGTCTCTCGCCGAATTTATTTCTGGACATCACTCTCCCAAGTATTCAACAGAAGATCCAAGACTGGCTTGACCAGCAGAGGTATTTCCCTTCGATTGGAGATGAGGCCGAGTACGCTTGGTACATCGAGCACTGTTATCCCAAAAGTGAAGATCGTACCGCCTATTTTCAGAAGCGATTAACTGGGCTTCTTCCGCAGTTGGGCTACCAATTGCTAGCTATGCTTCAGAATGCGAATGTGTTTCAGTGGGTCTGGACAACTAATTTTGACGGATTGGTACGGCAAGGTAGGAAGCCAGAACATAGCCGTCCTCTGAAGGAAATAGGTTTGGATACAACGAAGCGTCTGCGTGATGTTCAGGAGGGAGAACAATGTGGTTACTTGGTGGCCCTCCATGGAGATTACCGATATGACGCACTCAAAAACACATCAACGGAAACTCAACAGCTAAATGAGGAATTGTGCAAGGAGTTAGTGGAACGAGCCAAAAAGCAGCCAATAGTGGTCATTGGCTATGGGGGACGTGACGAAAGTCTTATGGGTGCTTTTGAAGCTTCGTTCAAGGAAAGATCAACTGGGGGAGCGATTTATTGGTGCACAATTCCCAATGAAAAGATCAGCCCGCGCGTACTTACCTTGATTGGAACTGCAAGGACAACCGGCTGTGACGCTCATTTGGTTGAGATTGAGGGATTTGATGATTTCATGGTGCGAATGGCTCGATTTGTTTTTCGAACTGGGGCAGAAGGTGGAGAAGTTGAAAGACTTCTCAGCGGGACTATTCCTGAAAGGTCTGATTTCAGATTCGTGGGTTATAGGGCTGATGAGGATTGGATTAAAAGCAACGGTTATCCTGTGGAGCTACCGAGAGAGCTTTATCAGTTTGAAGCCAATGGAATTACAACATGGAAAGAGCTCCGGGAAATTCTGGGCACCGCACCAATTGTGGCGGGGCTCATCAAAGGTAAGGTGCTTGCAATTGGCGACGCAGGATTAATTGCGGAGGTGTTTGCCAAGCATTTGAATTCCAAACTTGAAAAGGTTCCTCTTGATTGGGCTGACTTTTTCCGGCAGGACTCAGTGACAACGTCAATTTTGCTTGAAGCATTTCAGCGGGCGATAGCCGGCACCGCGAAACTGGAAAGAAAGGGGAAAAGCACCCTATGGGATCGCGCCCGGTTCCGGACGGCAAGGTATTCAGGCCAACCGTGTAAAGCATTCGAGGCAGCCAAACTAAGCCTCAACTTTTCAGGAAATAGGCAATTCCTGAATCTGGCTCCAACTATTCATGTCGTCAAGGAGGATGGAACTGAGGCCAGCAATGAGGTCGTGAAGGATATCAAGCGTCAGCTTCTCGGGAAACAGTGGAACCAGCAATACGATGAAGCGCTTGAGGATTGGGGTAATCGAGTCCTAGGAGAAGATGAATCCAAAACCTTTCAATATCCGCCAAATGCTCCAGACCCATTTGTCTTTAGAATAGCGAGGCCCCCTGCCTTGGCAAGAATCATGTGTCGTTCCCAGCAGACGAGCATGCCCCCAGTAAGAAAGCGCGGAGAGATTTTTGAGGCTACAATCTTGCCGGAACCTCAACTCGTGTTTGGAACCGCGCGAGGACCTCATCGACCCAAGGATCCACATCCGTTGCGTGGTGTAATCAATAACGGCCCATATGATCTTGAATTGACGCAATCAGGTGTCTACCGCGAGGTTCGACTAGGAGTGATATGCCCTTCTGGCTATGAAACTGCTCTTCAAGGCTATCTCGACAAGCTTGTTACTGCGCATGGAATGGTTGAGTCAAAACAGGAATACCTGATCGGCTATCCAGGTTTCCAGCAAGTCTATCGAATTCCTTTGAGAGTTCCTCGCCACAATGATCGAGAATGGCGGAAAATTCCTGCAGCTCCAGCAGGTAGCTCGAGTAGTGTTACAGCGCAAAAGGAAATTACGAACGCCATCACTCGCGAGATCGACACTCTAGTGTGTTCGGCTTCCGTTGATGCAGTTGTTGTGTTCATACCCAAGGTGTGGGCTCCTTATGAAGTTGTAGAGGATCAGACGATTAGGTTTGACTTACATGATTATGTAAAGGCGCATTGCGCTCAGAAGGCCATCCGAACTCAATTCTTACGTGAAGCCACGTTGAGTAAGAAGCTTCAGTGCGAAGTATTGTGGTGGTTAGCGCAGGCTATATATGTGAAATCGCAGCGGACGCCTTTTGTGCTGGATACAGACGATCCTGAAACCGTCTTTGTAGGTATTGGCTACGGAACCTCCAAAGAGAATGGAAGTGGAGTCGTCTTAGGGTGTAGCCATATCTATGATGCCGCAGGCCAAGGCTTGCGGTATCAGGTCAGTCGAATTCAGAATCCTGTTTGGTGGCACAAGAATCCTTACCTCGCCAAAGACGATGCTATTCGTGTTGGATATCAGGCCAGACAGCTCTTCTATGAAACTTACCAGAAATTGCCTCGCAGGATCGTAATCCATAAGAGGACACCTTTCATAAAGAGCGAACGAGAAGGATTATCGCAATCGCTAAAAGGCCTCGCGGAGCTAGAAATGATAACCATCGAGCATGAGGATGCATGGCGCTTTGTCGCCTATGATAAATGGAATAAGTGTACCAACATGTTCCCTGTGAGAAGAAATACAGTCATGATTTATGGAAATCATCAAAGCCTACTCTGGGTACATGGCTCGGTACGAGGCATAGGTGGTGACAATAGGACGTACTATCAAGGGAAGTCGAGAATCCCATCACCACTCAAGATCACACGTTTTGCCGGCCACTCGCCCATAGAAAGAATTGCGACTGAAATACTTGGCCTCTCGAAGATGGACTGGAATACTTGTGACTTGTATTGCCAATTACCGGCAACGCTTGAAAGTTCCGCGGCAATTGCTCGTGTAGGGCAACTGCTTTCCAGGTTTGGTCCAGAAACATACGACTACCGTCTGTTCATTTAG
- a CDS encoding DUF5069 domain-containing protein, which yields MDLRAGYPRSLRERLGGYVHLARMLDKCRAKLAGTIGDYIYPCPLDQRLLDFAGIDPDQLLEQVRRQPDEAVVRWWTAMAKPHTEAEREAWNRELLARGPDSEEKWAYFRSVRDQLDPTRTDIVTWADLLDLEEGRQVPRRATVDG from the coding sequence ATGGACCTGCGCGCCGGCTATCCTCGAAGCCTCCGCGAGCGGCTCGGCGGGTACGTGCATCTTGCGCGAATGCTCGATAAGTGCCGCGCGAAGTTGGCCGGCACGATCGGCGATTACATCTACCCCTGTCCATTGGATCAACGGCTGCTGGACTTCGCCGGAATCGATCCCGATCAGTTGTTGGAACAGGTGCGGCGACAACCGGACGAGGCTGTCGTCCGCTGGTGGACCGCCATGGCCAAACCGCATACCGAGGCCGAACGGGAAGCGTGGAACCGGGAGCTGCTCGCCCGCGGGCCGGACAGCGAGGAGAAATGGGCCTACTTCCGCAGCGTCCGCGACCAGCTCGATCCGACCCGTACCGACATCGTCACGTGGGCGGACCTGTTGGACCTGGAGGAAGGGCGTCAGGTCCCGCGCCGGGCGACCGTCGACGGATGA
- a CDS encoding type II toxin-antitoxin system RelE/ParE family toxin, producing the protein MIESFRHKGLARLFEDDDRRKVPASQADKIARILARLNEAMTVQDMGLPGYRLHPLKGKLAGFWSVTVSGNWRIVFRFDNGSAYDVDLTDYH; encoded by the coding sequence GTGATCGAAAGTTTCAGGCACAAGGGGTTGGCCAGATTGTTTGAGGACGATGACCGCCGAAAGGTGCCTGCGTCACAAGCCGACAAAATTGCCCGCATCCTGGCGCGATTGAATGAAGCAATGACGGTGCAAGACATGGGGTTGCCGGGCTACAGGCTTCATCCGTTGAAGGGAAAGTTGGCCGGTTTCTGGTCCGTGACCGTGTCCGGCAACTGGCGGATCGTTTTCCGATTCGACAACGGCAGCGCCTACGACGTCGATCTGACCGACTATCACTGA